One window of Nymphaea colorata isolate Beijing-Zhang1983 chromosome 11, ASM883128v2, whole genome shotgun sequence genomic DNA carries:
- the LOC116263737 gene encoding uncharacterized protein LOC116263737 — MNKDKIFKLAKGFRGRAKNCIRIARERVEKALQYSYRDRRNKKRDMRSLWIERINAGTRLHGVNYSTFIHGLIKENIQLNRKVLSELSMHEPYSFKALVDISRNAFPGNKLPKKVGVEA; from the exons atgaacaagGACAAGATCTTCAAGCTCGCCAAGGGGTTCAGGGGAAGAGCGAAGAACTGCATACGCATAGCGAGGGAGAGGGTAGAAAAGGCCCTGCAGTACTCCTACAGAGATCGTAGGAACAAGAAGAGGGACATGAGGTCCCTCTGGATTGAGAGAATCAACGCCGGCACCCGCTTGCACGGG GTTAATTATAGCACTTTCATCCATGGATTGATTAAGGAGAACATCCAGCTAAACAGAAAAGTGTTATCTGAACTATCAATGCACGAGCCATACAGCTTTAAGGCGCTCGTAGACATCTCTCGAAATGCATTTCCTGGAAACAAGCTCCCCAAGAAAGTAGGCGTGGAAGCATGA